GGATGTGAGGGCCATTCCAAAGCTCATTGAAGTTCTGAGTGATGTAAATCAGGACCCCATGGTGAGGCATGAGGCTGGAGAGGCGCTAGGAGCCATCGGGGATCCCAGTGTAGAGAGTGTTCTTCAAAAGTTCAGTCAAGATCCATGCATAGACGTAGCCGAGACCTGCCAGCTGGCCCTGGGTAGGATACAGTGGCTGAAGACCCAGGGCAGTCAGGCTTCATCTGGGACAGAGTTTCTCTCTATTGATCCTGCACCTCCAGACCAAGAGAGCAATGTGGATAAGCTGAGGGAGCGACTGGTGGATGAGACACTCCCTTTGTTTGACAGGTTGGTATTTTTGTTTCAGTATCATAATGCTTTTCCAGTTGACATTATTTTGAAAATTTATGTTCATAACTTCTTTCATCTACTTGCAATTTATCACTATTGCTCTATCCCTGTACTAATGATCATGTCACCACTCATACTGTCAGTGATGGAATTGGCATCTACACCCATTttgtatggtttttttttttttttgctatttatctaaaaaaagaatagtattGCCTTTATCTAATGCAGCAGAGGTATAATTTTCTCCTGCATTAAATAATATAGTCATCATAATGGTGGAAAAATATCAGTAATTGGAAACATAATTTTATCAGATGATTTATTGCATTCCAGGTACCGTGCCATGTTCTCCCTGCGAAACATCAACACAGATGCGAGTGCCCGAGCTCTTGCTGCTGGTCTGACCTGCCCTGGCAGTGCCCTGTTCCGCCATGAAATTGGGTATGTGTTGGGACAAATGAGCAACGCTGCAGTGGTGGAGGAGTTGGCAGCCGTGGTGCGTAACAAGGACGAGAGTGGAATGGTGCGACATGAGGCAGCAGAGGCCCTGGGATCCATTGCAACACCTGAGGCTGAGAAGGTGTTGCGGGAACACCTTGAGGACAGTGTCAGAGTGGTCAGAGAGAGCTGTGTGGTTGCCCTTGATATGTCTGAATATGAAAATTCACCAAGCCAGTTCCAGTTTGTTGATGGGATGAACCAGGGGAAAAAGACCGGTTCAGAAGAGCAACCCATACCTGAGAGCTAATTTGTCACATGGTTGTGTCCACCAAGTGTGTTGCTTAGGAGTGGGATTGTTGATGTTCTAATACTTCTATTGTGCTTTCAGCTATAtcacatcttttatttttttatctttatttggaGTATAATCTCTGTTTTTATGctatctcttccctccctctctgatTCAATTTATTCTTAAAGCATTTTATATCAGATATTTGCATGCTTGTCTGTGGCAACATTGTCACAGTCATCATTTACTaagtcgcttttttttttctttttcttgcaaaGTCTAGGATAACAAGTCATCATAGCtaaggcattctctctctctctctctctctctctctctctctctctctctctctctctctctctctctctctctctctctctctcatatatatatatatatatatatatatatatatatatatatatatatatatatatatatatatatatatatatatatatatatatatatatatatatatatttagagatgtatcggatgtcgaatttcagacatccgcggatgcggatgtatatGCGATGTCATTTGCGGatgcaaatgcggatgcggatgtcagTCTCTACTAAAATGCGGatgcaaatgcggatgcggatatcaaaatatgacatcctcgcggatgcggatgcggatgcggatgttttTTACGTCAAACGTTCTCACCAAGAGGAGCACCCTCCCTCCCGAAAAAAAGCCTGTTTCAACGTCAGACCATGCAGACAGgagaagtaacaaataaaaacaaggtggGAGAACCAAAATACTGCCAAATGAGTTCGAATGGTGTCTTAATAGTTGATACTTCTCTCTTTGAAAGTATGTATTTCATAATGTCAATTTACAACTTATGGATCAGCATTATAAATTTTCGAGATCCTTAgcaatgtgaaaagaaaattacttcAGTCTAATGCTTCATTGCATCAAATTCTAGTAAGAAATACCTCGAAAAGTCCTCtatagcagtaataatgataataataataataaaacaatagctAATATTACCCTTCCTCTGTGAAAATCTCTTCATCGGCAACTCACGGTATCAGGGGAAACAGGCGACAACAGGGAAACTCGTGCGATAAGAAGAGCTCAGCGCTGccgtttcatattttttcaatattattatttgtataattATGGAAACATTTGCATTAAAAGTATTTAAAGAAGAAGCACTGAATTCTACCATGTGAAGTGGGAATACGGTATAAGACTGCAATGTACGACATTACTCATCCACACGAAACacattacaatctctctctctctctctctctctctctctctctctctctctctctctctctctctctccagcagtaAGGCATCGGGGTGAGAGTGACAAGCAAGGGTGATAAgcctcctctctatctcctcttcatcctcctcacacacacacaaacacacacacaca
This genomic interval from Portunus trituberculatus isolate SZX2019 chromosome 35, ASM1759143v1, whole genome shotgun sequence contains the following:
- the LOC123513193 gene encoding deoxyhypusine hydroxylase-like; this encodes MAPSVEAVGGVLGDSKKPLKERFRALFTLKGLGGESAIAAISQCFDDPSVLLKHELAYCLGQMKDVRAIPKLIEVLSDVNQDPMVRHEAGEALGAIGDPSVESVLQKFSQDPCIDVAETCQLALGRIQWLKTQGSQASSGTEFLSIDPAPPDQESNVDKLRERLVDETLPLFDRYRAMFSLRNINTDASARALAAGLTCPGSALFRHEIGYVLGQMSNAAVVEELAAVVRNKDESGMVRHEAAEALGSIATPEAEKVLREHLEDSVRVVRESCVVALDMSEYENSPSQFQFVDGMNQGKKTGSEEQPIPES